One part of the Xylanimonas allomyrinae genome encodes these proteins:
- a CDS encoding ABC transporter ATP-binding protein — protein MSVVLEARALRFIYPRRVTPVFTGLDASFSSHRVTALTGPPGSGKSSLLYLLAGLLSPTSGHVLHCGTAITGWPDWRRSVWRSQQVGFAFQDAMLDSTRSLTENVIESAVYEGLNPRTARQRALAMLDRFGLADHADLRPTEMPGGQAQRVALCRALLTEPAILLADEPTGGLDAGTTRQVWQALGEVAAKGVCVLVATRDVRAAAFADDVVELGLVPAAV, from the coding sequence ATGAGCGTCGTCCTGGAGGCGCGCGCCCTCCGCTTCATCTACCCGCGCCGGGTGACGCCGGTGTTCACCGGGCTGGACGCGTCGTTCTCCTCGCACCGGGTGACCGCGCTGACCGGGCCGCCCGGGTCCGGCAAGTCGAGCCTCCTGTACCTGCTTGCGGGGCTGCTGAGCCCCACGTCCGGGCATGTGCTGCACTGCGGCACCGCCATCACGGGGTGGCCCGACTGGCGGCGTTCGGTCTGGCGGTCCCAGCAGGTCGGGTTCGCGTTCCAGGACGCGATGCTCGACTCGACGCGCTCCCTGACGGAGAACGTCATCGAGAGCGCCGTCTACGAGGGGCTGAACCCGAGGACCGCCCGGCAACGGGCCCTGGCCATGCTGGACCGGTTCGGTCTGGCCGACCATGCGGATCTGCGCCCCACCGAGATGCCCGGCGGTCAGGCGCAGCGCGTGGCGCTGTGCCGAGCCCTGCTGACGGAGCCCGCGATCCTGCTGGCCGACGAGCCCACGGGCGGCCTCGACGCCGGCACCACCCGCCAGGTGTGGCAGGCGCTGGGCGAGGTCGCGGCGAAGGGCGTGTGCGTCCTGGTCGCGACGCGTGACGTCCGCGCGGCGGCGTTCGCCGACGACGTCGTCGAGCTCGGGCTGGTCCCCGCGGCGGTCTGA
- a CDS encoding isochorismate synthase: protein MSASTFPHPAGRPGRRSGSTSPLPEAQPLVVRTAALDLPDDGLTTLVDLLPASGLPLRAAAGADRAGGAPLAWVRRGDGIVGWGEALRVDTRGAERFAAAEAAWQAVLDRAVVRDDVRLPGTGPVAFGSFAFDAESAEGGVLVVPRVVVGRRGGQAWITTISATLDAAPTAALLDPARREPVASPGTVTESDGAVDATGWPGIVADAVARIQAGRLEKVVLARDVVATAEHPLDPRWMLRRLARAYEATWAFSVAGMVGATPELLVRSEKGLVASRVLAGTIRREPGMTDDDALLRAAHLARSSKDLEEHEHAVVSVARALEPFCTSMNVPEQPFVLHLPNVMHLASDVTGVLDRAAGTSGGTPGGPPSSLTLAAALHPSAAVCGTPTAPARELIRELEGMDRGRYAGPVGWMGGDGDGEWGIALRSARLDDADPHRVRLFAGCGVVAASDPAAELAESEAKLVPMRWALGS, encoded by the coding sequence ATGTCCGCGAGCACCTTTCCTCACCCTGCAGGCCGCCCGGGGCGCCGGTCCGGATCGACAAGCCCGCTCCCCGAGGCGCAGCCGCTGGTCGTGCGAACGGCGGCCCTCGACCTGCCCGACGACGGCCTCACCACGCTCGTCGACCTCCTGCCCGCCTCGGGGCTCCCCCTGCGCGCCGCCGCCGGGGCCGACCGCGCCGGCGGCGCACCCCTCGCCTGGGTGCGGCGCGGCGACGGCATCGTCGGCTGGGGCGAGGCGCTGCGCGTCGACACCCGCGGCGCCGAGCGGTTCGCCGCCGCCGAGGCCGCCTGGCAGGCGGTGCTCGACCGTGCCGTCGTGCGCGACGACGTCCGGCTGCCCGGCACCGGGCCGGTGGCCTTCGGCTCGTTCGCCTTCGACGCGGAGTCCGCCGAGGGGGGCGTGCTCGTGGTGCCCCGGGTCGTCGTCGGGCGCCGCGGCGGCCAGGCCTGGATCACGACCATCTCCGCCACGCTCGACGCCGCCCCGACGGCGGCGCTGCTCGACCCCGCACGGCGCGAGCCGGTCGCCTCGCCCGGCACCGTCACCGAGTCGGACGGCGCCGTCGACGCGACGGGATGGCCCGGCATCGTGGCCGACGCGGTCGCCCGCATCCAGGCGGGGCGGCTGGAGAAGGTCGTGCTCGCGCGGGACGTCGTCGCCACGGCTGAGCACCCGCTCGACCCGCGCTGGATGCTGCGCCGGCTCGCGCGCGCCTACGAGGCGACCTGGGCGTTCTCCGTGGCAGGGATGGTGGGGGCGACCCCCGAGCTGCTGGTGCGCTCCGAGAAGGGGCTGGTCGCCTCGCGCGTGCTCGCCGGCACGATCCGCCGCGAGCCGGGCATGACCGACGACGACGCGCTGCTGCGCGCCGCGCACCTGGCCCGCTCGTCGAAGGACCTGGAGGAGCACGAGCACGCCGTCGTCTCCGTGGCCCGCGCGCTGGAGCCGTTCTGCACGTCCATGAACGTGCCCGAGCAGCCGTTCGTGCTGCACCTGCCCAACGTCATGCACCTCGCGAGCGACGTCACCGGTGTGCTGGACCGCGCGGCCGGGACCTCCGGAGGCACGCCCGGCGGGCCGCCGTCGTCGCTGACGCTCGCCGCGGCGCTGCACCCGTCGGCCGCGGTGTGCGGCACCCCGACGGCGCCGGCACGCGAGCTCATCCGCGAGCTCGAAGGCATGGACCGGGGCCGCTACGCCGGGCCGGTCGGCTGGATGGGCGGCGACGGCGACGGCGAGTGGGGCATCGCGCTGCGCTCGGCACGGCTCGACGACGCCGACCCGCACCGGGTGCGTCTCTTCGCCGGGTGCGGCGTCGTGGCGGCGTCGGACCCGGCGGCAGAGCTGGCGGAGTCGGAGGCCAAGCTGGTACCGATGCGGTGGGCGCTGGGTAGCTGA
- a CDS encoding demethylmenaquinone methyltransferase → MPRATLEKHPGEVASMFDGIAERYDLVNDLVSLGQDRRWRRLVREAVAAAPGEKVLDLAAGTGTSSEPFELDGAHVVPSDISLGMLTVGKRRRPDLPFVAGDATALPFADGAFDAVTISFGLRNVVDTAGALREMLRVVRPGGRLVVCEFSTPTWAPFRTVYMEYLMRALPVVAGAVTRDKGSYDYLAESIRSWPDQTGLAHLMLDAGWERVAYRNLTGGIVALHRAAKPA, encoded by the coding sequence ATGCCACGTGCCACCCTGGAGAAGCACCCCGGCGAGGTCGCGTCGATGTTCGACGGGATCGCCGAGCGGTACGACCTCGTCAACGACCTTGTCTCGCTCGGGCAGGACAGGCGCTGGCGCCGGCTCGTGCGCGAGGCCGTCGCGGCGGCACCGGGCGAGAAGGTGCTGGACCTCGCGGCCGGGACGGGGACCTCGAGCGAGCCGTTCGAGCTCGACGGCGCCCACGTGGTCCCCTCGGACATCTCGCTCGGCATGCTGACGGTGGGCAAGCGCCGCCGCCCCGACCTGCCGTTCGTCGCGGGCGACGCGACGGCGCTGCCGTTCGCCGACGGTGCGTTCGACGCGGTGACGATCAGCTTCGGGCTGCGCAACGTCGTCGACACCGCGGGTGCGCTGCGCGAGATGCTGCGCGTCGTGCGGCCCGGCGGGCGGCTGGTGGTGTGCGAGTTCTCGACGCCGACCTGGGCCCCGTTCCGCACCGTCTACATGGAGTACCTGATGCGGGCGCTGCCCGTGGTGGCGGGCGCCGTGACGCGCGACAAGGGCTCGTACGACTACCTCGCCGAGTCGATCCGCTCGTGGCCCGACCAGACCGGGCTCGCGCACCTGATGCTCGACGCCGGCTGGGAGCGTGTCGCCTACCGCAACCTCACGGGCGGGATCGTCGCGCTGCACCGCGCCGCCAAGCCCGCCTGA